A window from gamma proteobacterium SS-5 encodes these proteins:
- a CDS encoding VWA domain-containing protein, which translates to MRIIAGLLLYALVLGPLLAEPQRQLDVRVLIDVSGSMKKNDPQNLRQPALRLLAGLLPDGIMAGVWTFDRDVSVIAPLQPVNETWRQQAISGSQNIHSSGQFTHIEGGLRVAVGDWYQPDPSKDRHLILLTDGMVDVSHDPADSLASRERIFGEILGDLKAAGAKVHSIALSHQADLKLLQILSRETAGLNESIGNADRMQRVFMRLFQQAGKPDTLPLRDNRFLVDAGIREATVILFTGPRADETRLLDPAQREFSARALPSNIRWHSDQGYELITIKSPEPGEWQLVADMDPDNRVMVVTDLKMHLNDLPVVCLAEQRPEIRVHFSNKGEKLTDEDFVKIVTVSGEIMGGPGANRFQLRPADTPGDFVLDAPLPNQPGRYQLVISGQGETFSRELRHQFEVRPALSLSRQDEAEQVRVLLEIAPETLSDVRIRAQLNTPEGELPQMVLPVQINRYEVEVSTLGFSGQGSLHLRVEGNHRGQPVVLRPDPLPISGSKPDLPAVPAETEAAPPPSPEPKAEPKAEPKAKPEPAPEEAEPEQMGEDLGLMGWLLFAGANLLLLLLAGGGWWLWRKRKQRLAAQMNELEDDDADADTDE; encoded by the coding sequence GTGAGGATTATCGCCGGCCTGCTGCTCTACGCGCTCGTGCTTGGCCCCCTGCTGGCCGAGCCGCAGAGACAATTGGACGTGCGCGTGTTGATCGACGTCTCCGGCAGCATGAAGAAGAACGACCCGCAGAATCTGCGCCAGCCGGCCCTGCGCCTGCTGGCCGGGCTGCTGCCCGATGGCATCATGGCCGGGGTCTGGACCTTCGACCGGGATGTCAGCGTCATCGCCCCCCTACAGCCGGTGAATGAGACTTGGCGGCAGCAGGCCATTTCCGGTAGTCAGAACATCCACTCCTCCGGTCAGTTCACCCATATCGAAGGGGGCCTGCGGGTGGCCGTGGGCGACTGGTATCAGCCCGATCCGAGCAAGGACCGCCACCTCATCCTGCTCACCGATGGCATGGTCGATGTCTCCCATGACCCGGCCGACAGCCTGGCCTCGCGTGAACGCATCTTTGGCGAGATCCTCGGCGACCTCAAGGCCGCCGGGGCCAAGGTACATAGCATTGCCCTATCGCACCAGGCCGATCTCAAGCTGTTGCAGATCCTGTCCCGGGAGACGGCCGGCCTGAACGAATCCATAGGCAATGCCGATCGCATGCAGCGCGTCTTCATGCGCCTGTTTCAGCAGGCCGGCAAGCCCGATACCCTGCCCCTGAGGGATAACCGTTTTCTGGTGGATGCCGGTATCCGCGAGGCCACGGTAATCCTGTTCACCGGCCCCCGCGCCGATGAAACCCGCCTGCTCGACCCCGCCCAGCGTGAATTCAGCGCCCGCGCCCTGCCCAGCAACATCCGCTGGCACAGCGACCAGGGCTATGAGCTGATCACCATCAAGTCCCCGGAGCCTGGGGAGTGGCAGCTGGTGGCGGACATGGACCCGGACAACCGGGTCATGGTGGTCACCGACCTGAAGATGCACCTGAATGATCTGCCGGTGGTGTGTCTGGCCGAGCAGCGGCCGGAGATTCGGGTGCACTTCAGCAACAAGGGTGAAAAATTGACGGATGAGGATTTCGTCAAAATCGTGACGGTCAGCGGTGAGATCATGGGCGGCCCAGGGGCCAACCGCTTCCAGCTCAGGCCTGCCGACACCCCAGGCGACTTTGTGCTGGACGCGCCCCTGCCCAATCAGCCTGGTCGCTATCAGCTGGTCATTAGCGGCCAGGGCGAGACCTTCAGCCGGGAACTGCGGCATCAGTTCGAGGTACGCCCGGCCCTGAGCCTAAGTCGCCAGGATGAGGCCGAGCAGGTACGGGTATTGCTTGAGATTGCCCCGGAGACCCTGAGCGATGTGCGCATCCGTGCCCAGCTCAACACCCCGGAAGGGGAGCTGCCGCAGATGGTGCTGCCGGTGCAGATCAACCGCTACGAGGTGGAGGTCTCCACCCTCGGCTTCAGCGGTCAGGGCAGTCTGCACCTGAGGGTGGAGGGCAATCACAGGGGCCAGCCTGTGGTGCTGCGCCCAGACCCCCTGCCCATCAGCGGCAGCAAGCCGGACCTGCCGGCAGTGCCAGCAGAAACGGAGGCCGCCCCGCCACCCTCCCCTGAGCCCAAGGCCGAGCCCAAGGCCGAGCCCAAGGCAAAGCCCGAACCCGCCCCGGAGGAGGCCGAACCGGAGCAGATGGGCGAGGACCTGGGCCTGATGGGCTGGCTGCTGTTCGCTGGAGCCAACCTGTTGCTCTTGCTGCTGGCCGGCGGCGGCTGGTGGCTCTGGCGCAAACGCAAGCAGCGGCTAGCGGCGCAAATGAACGAACTGGAAGACGACGATGCAGATGCAGATACAGATGAATAA
- a CDS encoding glycine zipper 2TM domain-containing protein, whose protein sequence is MTIRNKPRTLSILVIALLSLALLGGCSQRETGNVVGGIAGAALGNQFGHGSGRVAMTALGAIAGSAIGGAIGQNMDDTDRLKTQRALERARTDETSSWTNPDTGHRYQVTPTRTYNQGGRACREYTTRAYIDGRKEVIRGTACRQADGSWVAS, encoded by the coding sequence ATGACCATTCGCAACAAGCCCCGCACCCTCAGTATCCTCGTCATCGCCCTGCTCAGCCTCGCCCTGTTGGGCGGTTGCAGCCAACGGGAAACCGGCAATGTAGTCGGCGGAATCGCCGGTGCCGCCCTGGGCAACCAATTCGGCCACGGCAGCGGCCGTGTCGCCATGACCGCCCTGGGGGCCATTGCCGGTTCGGCCATCGGCGGGGCCATCGGCCAGAACATGGACGATACCGACCGCCTCAAGACCCAGCGCGCCCTGGAGCGCGCCCGTACCGATGAGACCAGCAGTTGGACCAACCCGGACACCGGTCACCGCTACCAGGTCACCCCGACCCGTACCTATAACCAAGGCGGCCGCGCCTGCCGTGAATATACCACCCGCGCCTATATCGATGGCCGCAAAGAGGTGATTCGCGGCACCGCCTGCCGCCAGGCCGATGGCAGCTGGGTTGCATCCTGA
- a CDS encoding c-type cytochrome — MKNRILLGLILLTSGPLLAEDSAEALVNYQPELDTEVAEMIRQADPAQGQRLFLRKCSSCHDTAKGIGHGKGPNLWGLLNRPAGRAQGFAYSEALQQANFNWTYANLNYYLTRTDRAIPGVAMNFRGIKKDSQRARLIAYLRTRHDNPPPLP, encoded by the coding sequence ATGAAAAACCGAATATTGTTGGGCCTGATCCTGCTCACCAGCGGCCCCCTGCTGGCAGAGGACTCCGCCGAGGCCCTGGTCAACTATCAGCCGGAGCTGGACACCGAGGTGGCAGAGATGATCCGCCAGGCCGATCCGGCCCAGGGCCAGCGGCTGTTCCTGCGCAAATGCAGCTCCTGCCACGATACCGCCAAGGGCATAGGGCACGGCAAGGGCCCCAACCTGTGGGGCCTGCTCAACCGTCCGGCCGGTCGGGCCCAGGGCTTTGCCTATTCCGAGGCCCTGCAACAGGCCAACTTCAACTGGACCTATGCTAATCTCAACTACTACCTCACCCGCACCGACCGCGCCATACCCGGCGTGGCGATGAACTTTCGTGGCATCAAAAAGGACAGCCAGCGCGCCCGGCTCATCGCCTACCTACGCACCCGCCACGACAACCCTCCCCCGCTACCCTGA
- a CDS encoding c-type cytochrome: MPYRTLNLVLVTALALLLSGPGLAADPERLIRKANRYLAPLPAAMPGAENDTPERIALGEKLYHDTRLSINNAQSCASCHPVRDGRAGVDNLPTSPGAEGQLGDRNSPTVLNAGWQSSQFWDGRAKDLADQAGQPILNPVEMAMPNEQAVVDKLRQTPDYPAEFAQAFPDAAEPISYANLSEALAAFERTLRSESRFDDYLKGDTSALSEQEQRGLDAFMSHNCIRCHDGPLLGGGLYERLGGAGHGDFPSTDPGRFAVTGKEEDRQVFKVPQLRNIALTGPWFHNGSINTLEEAIRLMAQLQLGTELKPEEIADISAFLRSLNGKGLAE; encoded by the coding sequence ATGCCTTATCGCACTCTCAATCTTGTTCTTGTCACCGCCCTTGCCCTGCTGCTCAGCGGCCCAGGCCTTGCTGCCGACCCTGAACGCCTGATACGCAAGGCCAACCGCTACCTGGCCCCCCTGCCGGCGGCCATGCCGGGGGCCGAGAACGACACCCCGGAGCGCATCGCCCTGGGGGAAAAGCTCTATCACGACACCCGCCTATCCATCAACAACGCCCAATCCTGCGCCTCCTGCCACCCGGTCAGGGATGGCCGCGCCGGGGTGGACAATCTGCCTACCTCGCCCGGTGCCGAGGGCCAGCTGGGAGACCGCAACAGCCCGACGGTGCTCAATGCCGGTTGGCAGTCCAGTCAATTCTGGGACGGCCGCGCCAAGGACCTGGCCGACCAGGCCGGTCAGCCCATACTCAACCCGGTAGAAATGGCCATGCCCAACGAGCAGGCCGTGGTGGACAAGCTGCGCCAGACCCCGGACTACCCGGCCGAGTTTGCCCAGGCCTTCCCGGATGCCGCCGAGCCGATCAGCTACGCCAACCTGAGCGAGGCCCTGGCCGCCTTCGAGCGCACCCTGCGCAGCGAGTCCCGCTTTGACGACTACCTCAAGGGCGACACCAGCGCCCTCAGCGAGCAGGAACAGCGCGGCCTGGATGCCTTCATGAGCCACAACTGCATACGCTGTCACGATGGCCCCCTGCTCGGCGGCGGCCTTTATGAGCGTCTCGGCGGGGCCGGGCATGGTGATTTCCCCAGCACAGACCCCGGCCGCTTCGCCGTCACCGGCAAGGAGGAGGACAGACAGGTATTCAAGGTGCCCCAGTTGCGCAACATCGCCCTGACCGGCCCCTGGTTTCACAACGGCTCGATCAACACCCTGGAAGAGGCGATACGCCTCATGGCCCAGCTGCAACTGGGCACGGAACTCAAGCCAGAAGAGATCGCCGACATCAGCGCCTTTCTGCGCAGCCTCAATGGCAAGGGCCTAGCGGAATAG
- a CDS encoding cytochrome c, with product MKLGRQPPKPLQVGLIWLAASLAWGTALANGPDSVAEQTSQLPDSLAQWYRPNNKRQVWLHSMFALRRELQAVSEYSQGGEWVLASKWGERLAEHYLSLAEMVPEWRDELDLANLKRMRQALAEQDSSELRPALRRLGQSCQGCHGDYRALAAARYRAADFHGLEIIPAEGEAIAFKDLMGQLSLEVNRIKIASEDARWPAAQQALGQLRGRLQLLEGACSNCHGKDPVPVERILGQASQEALGELDQALRQQDAKNSGRHLGQASVMICARCHGVHRSLYDLNRLLF from the coding sequence GTGAAACTCGGACGCCAGCCCCCCAAGCCGCTGCAGGTCGGACTGATCTGGCTGGCTGCCAGCCTGGCCTGGGGTACGGCCCTGGCCAATGGGCCGGACTCAGTGGCGGAGCAGACTTCTCAACTACCCGACAGCCTGGCCCAGTGGTACAGGCCGAACAACAAGCGTCAGGTCTGGCTGCACAGCATGTTCGCCCTCAGGCGAGAGCTACAGGCGGTGAGTGAATACAGCCAGGGCGGTGAATGGGTCCTGGCCAGCAAATGGGGAGAACGTCTGGCCGAGCACTATCTTTCCCTGGCCGAGATGGTGCCCGAGTGGCGGGACGAACTGGACCTGGCCAATCTGAAGCGGATGCGGCAGGCCCTGGCCGAACAGGATTCCAGTGAGCTGCGCCCGGCCTTGCGTCGCTTGGGGCAGAGCTGTCAGGGCTGTCACGGTGACTACCGCGCCCTGGCCGCCGCCCGCTATCGCGCCGCCGACTTTCACGGCCTGGAGATCATCCCGGCCGAGGGCGAGGCCATCGCCTTTAAGGACCTGATGGGCCAGCTCAGCCTGGAAGTGAACCGCATCAAAATCGCCAGTGAAGACGCCCGTTGGCCCGCCGCCCAACAGGCCCTGGGGCAGCTGCGCGGTCGGCTGCAACTGCTCGAAGGGGCATGCAGCAACTGCCACGGCAAGGACCCGGTTCCGGTCGAGCGTATCCTCGGCCAGGCCAGCCAGGAGGCCCTTGGTGAACTGGATCAGGCCTTGCGCCAGCAGGATGCAAAAAACAGCGGCCGCCACCTGGGGCAGGCCTCGGTGATGATCTGCGCCCGCTGCCACGGGGTTCACCGCAGCCTGTACGACCTCAACCGCCTGCTGTTTTGA
- a CDS encoding NapC/NirT family cytochrome c, translated as MPHQSLIKGLLARKVVFGATLGSAVIFMIIGVILWGGFNWGMEATNTEPFCISCHEMKDNVYNEYVGTIHDANRSGVKATCPDCHVPRPWLHKMKRKIQASNEVLHKILGTVDTPEKFDAHRLTMARRVWKAMKDSDSRECRNCHDWDTMDPSKQQPRARNQHKFAMENGNTCIDCHKGIAHSPAHTQISEEELNEWAKPVAAYKTELPEPFKEGLARAEAAEAKAAEEAQEEAKKEREKRKAEISAQKQRIQDAVEKALTAERARLGAGGDAAAQPQAAVEAARGFGVAWDQVPERMIPLFYPGQTSMEWTLVGKYHGGARPFKMGDRCTTCHEKETADMGAKMVSGDKAETTPIPGKRPGIPVTVQAAHDGDNLYLRFQWEEGEHVAIPFVDGGKMDPENAVKLALMLSTDEVKYAGQSGCWGTCHHDLRNMPEHPEDPSAVAGQLDVSQGITKYIAASRTEIEEKGRRGAVLGGWDKLKDQAEIEAALASGQFMDLLRWNSSGTVENGHVLEQRVMDDKGPLEAQGWLEGGYWTVEIKRPLAASTAGDLPLEAGKLYNFGFAIHDDFSDSRFHHVSLGYRLGLDNPEADVNVVKAEVSAPAAAPVQAAASAAAAAATPEVGAAVDEGIDWDKVDERLVTLFYPGQTSMEWTLVGKYHGGSRPFMMGDRCTTCHDKETADMGAKMVGGDKAETSPIPGKRPGIPVSVQATHDKENLYLRFQWEEGEHVAVPFVDGGKMDPENPVKLALMLSTDEVQYAGQAGCWGTCHHDLRHMPEHPEDPSAVAGQLDVSQGITKYIAASRTEIEEKGRRGAVLGGWDKLKDQAEIEAALASGQFMDLLRWNSSGAVENGHVLEQRVMNDKGPVSAHGTLEGGYWTLVIKRPLAADNPGDLPLEAGKLYNFGFAIHDDFSDSRFHHVSLGYRLGLDNPEAEINVIAQ; from the coding sequence ATGCCGCATCAATCCCTTATCAAAGGCCTTTTGGCGCGCAAGGTTGTGTTTGGCGCAACCCTGGGCAGCGCCGTTATCTTCATGATCATCGGCGTGATCCTCTGGGGGGGATTCAACTGGGGCATGGAGGCAACCAATACCGAACCCTTCTGTATCAGCTGTCACGAGATGAAGGACAACGTCTATAACGAATACGTTGGCACCATCCACGATGCCAACCGCAGTGGCGTCAAGGCCACCTGCCCGGATTGCCATGTGCCGCGCCCCTGGCTGCACAAAATGAAACGCAAGATCCAGGCCAGCAACGAGGTGTTGCACAAGATTTTGGGGACGGTGGACACCCCGGAGAAGTTCGACGCCCACCGTCTCACCATGGCCCGCCGCGTCTGGAAGGCCATGAAGGACTCCGATTCACGGGAATGCCGCAACTGCCACGACTGGGACACCATGGACCCGTCCAAGCAGCAGCCGCGTGCGCGCAATCAGCATAAATTCGCCATGGAGAACGGCAATACCTGTATCGACTGCCACAAGGGCATAGCCCACAGCCCGGCCCACACCCAGATCTCGGAAGAGGAACTGAACGAATGGGCCAAGCCCGTAGCGGCCTACAAGACCGAGCTGCCAGAACCCTTCAAGGAAGGCCTGGCCCGGGCCGAGGCGGCCGAAGCCAAGGCGGCGGAAGAGGCCCAGGAAGAGGCCAAAAAGGAGCGGGAAAAGCGCAAGGCCGAGATCAGCGCACAAAAACAGCGCATCCAGGATGCCGTGGAAAAGGCCCTGACCGCCGAGCGTGCCCGCCTGGGCGCGGGCGGGGATGCCGCCGCGCAACCCCAGGCAGCGGTGGAGGCCGCCCGTGGCTTCGGCGTGGCCTGGGATCAGGTACCCGAGCGCATGATCCCCCTGTTCTACCCCGGTCAGACCTCCATGGAGTGGACCCTGGTGGGCAAATACCACGGCGGTGCCCGGCCGTTCAAGATGGGCGACCGCTGCACCACCTGCCACGAAAAGGAAACCGCCGACATGGGGGCCAAGATGGTCAGTGGCGACAAGGCCGAGACCACCCCCATCCCCGGTAAGCGCCCTGGCATCCCGGTAACGGTGCAGGCCGCCCATGATGGCGACAACCTCTACCTGCGCTTCCAGTGGGAAGAAGGCGAGCATGTGGCCATTCCCTTCGTCGATGGCGGCAAGATGGACCCGGAAAACGCCGTCAAACTGGCCCTGATGCTGTCTACCGACGAGGTCAAGTACGCCGGTCAGTCGGGTTGCTGGGGCACCTGCCACCACGACCTGCGCAACATGCCCGAACACCCGGAAGACCCCTCGGCGGTAGCCGGGCAGCTGGATGTGAGCCAAGGCATCACCAAGTACATCGCCGCCTCGCGCACCGAGATCGAGGAAAAGGGCCGTCGCGGTGCCGTGCTCGGCGGCTGGGACAAGCTCAAGGACCAGGCCGAGATCGAGGCCGCCCTGGCCAGCGGTCAGTTCATGGACCTGCTGCGTTGGAACAGCAGCGGCACGGTGGAAAACGGCCATGTACTGGAACAGCGGGTGATGGACGACAAGGGCCCGCTGGAGGCCCAGGGCTGGCTGGAAGGCGGCTACTGGACGGTGGAGATCAAGCGCCCGCTGGCCGCCAGCACCGCCGGCGATCTGCCCCTGGAGGCGGGCAAGCTGTATAACTTCGGCTTCGCCATCCACGATGACTTCAGCGACTCACGCTTCCACCACGTCTCCCTTGGCTACCGCCTGGGGCTGGACAACCCGGAGGCCGATGTCAATGTGGTCAAGGCAGAGGTCAGCGCCCCGGCAGCGGCACCCGTCCAGGCTGCCGCCAGTGCCGCCGCCGCAGCGGCCACTCCGGAGGTCGGAGCCGCCGTGGATGAAGGCATCGACTGGGACAAGGTGGACGAACGTCTGGTCACCCTGTTCTACCCCGGCCAGACCTCCATGGAATGGACCCTGGTGGGCAAGTACCACGGCGGTTCCCGACCGTTCATGATGGGCGACCGCTGCACCACCTGTCACGATAAGGAAACCGCTGACATGGGGGCCAAGATGGTCGGCGGCGACAAGGCCGAGACCTCGCCCATCCCCGGCAAGCGCCCGGGCATACCGGTTTCGGTACAGGCCACCCATGACAAGGAAAACCTCTACCTGCGCTTCCAGTGGGAAGAGGGCGAGCATGTGGCCGTGCCCTTCGTCGATGGTGGCAAGATGGACCCGGAAAACCCGGTCAAGCTGGCCCTGATGCTGTCCACCGATGAGGTCCAATACGCCGGTCAGGCCGGCTGCTGGGGCACCTGCCACCACGATCTGCGCCACATGCCGGAGCACCCGGAAGACCCCTCGGCGGTGGCCGGGCAGCTGGATGTAAGCCAGGGCATCACCAAGTACATCGCCGCCTCGCGCACCGAGATCGAGGAAAAGGGCCGACGCGGTGCCGTGCTCGGCGGCTGGGACAAGCTCAAGGACCAGGCCGAGATCGAGGCCGCCCTGGCCAGCGGTCAGTTCATGGACCTGCTGCGCTGGAACAGCAGCGGCGCGGTGGAAAACGGCCACGTCCTGGAACAAAGGGTAATGAACGACAAGGGCCCGGTGTCTGCCCACGGCACCCTGGAGGGCGGTTACTGGACGCTGGTGATCAAACGCCCGTTGGCCGCCGACAATCCCGGCGATCTGCCCCTGGAGGCAGGCAAGCTGTATAACTTCGGCTTCGCCATCCACGATGACTTCAGCGATTCACGCTTCCACCACGTCTCCCTCGGCTATCGTCTGGGTCTGGACAACCCCGAGGCGGAGATCAATGTCATTGCTCAGTAG
- a CDS encoding c-type cytochrome: protein MFKTSLLSLAVGLAFGATGVNAAEPSLSEADFEKSKTIYFQHCAGCHGTLRKGATGKSLLPKETQKLGQERLEKIIKFGTEGGMNNFSEIMTDAEIKAMATYIQMEAPIPPEMSLAQMKSHTKVHVDPKDYPTKPLHGRNWKNFFVVIERDVGKVAVVDGDTKEVLAHIPTGYAVHVIKALEHNKVVHPENPDDVGRFWYTQGRDGKMTKIDLWQTPDKMLVAETKVAYDARDVAVSGDGKYIIGGGYWPPHFVIVDAKTMDPLKVVSTRGVNVDGEYVNESRVAAIYDTPLASSWLVAMKELGQMWQVDYSDIDNLRIDKMDTAKFLHDGFFDPTGRYFQIAANASNQMVVVDSVERKKEAIIDTDKLPHPGPGANWNDPKCGPVAGTTHLGVGKVTVWGNDPKGHPDQAWKVCYEVETDGPGLFIRTHPNSKYFWADQTKHPEPEIQQSVQVIDKETRKIVKTIQVTDKPGYAAVHQEFNADGTEVWVSVWNMKDSKEPNGEMVIYDANTLEEKGRVKGLYAPTGKFNVTIRSEHVT, encoded by the coding sequence ATGTTCAAGACCAGTCTCCTGTCTCTGGCCGTAGGCCTGGCCTTTGGCGCCACTGGCGTCAACGCCGCCGAGCCGAGCCTGAGCGAGGCAGATTTCGAAAAATCCAAGACCATCTACTTCCAGCACTGCGCCGGTTGTCATGGCACCCTGCGCAAGGGTGCCACCGGCAAGAGCCTGCTGCCGAAAGAGACCCAGAAGCTGGGTCAGGAACGTCTGGAAAAGATCATCAAGTTCGGCACCGAAGGCGGCATGAACAATTTCAGTGAAATCATGACCGATGCTGAAATCAAGGCCATGGCCACCTACATCCAGATGGAAGCACCGATTCCGCCTGAGATGTCCCTGGCGCAGATGAAGTCCCACACCAAGGTCCACGTGGATCCCAAAGACTACCCCACCAAGCCCCTGCATGGCCGCAACTGGAAGAACTTCTTCGTCGTTATCGAACGCGATGTGGGTAAGGTCGCCGTGGTTGACGGTGACACCAAGGAAGTGCTGGCGCACATCCCCACCGGTTATGCCGTACACGTGATCAAGGCCCTGGAGCACAACAAGGTGGTGCACCCGGAAAACCCCGATGATGTGGGCCGCTTCTGGTACACCCAGGGCCGTGACGGCAAGATGACCAAGATCGACCTCTGGCAGACGCCGGACAAGATGCTGGTTGCCGAAACCAAGGTCGCCTACGATGCCCGTGACGTTGCCGTATCCGGCGATGGCAAGTACATCATCGGTGGTGGTTACTGGCCGCCGCACTTCGTTATCGTCGATGCCAAGACCATGGACCCGCTCAAGGTGGTCTCCACCCGTGGCGTGAACGTGGACGGTGAGTACGTCAACGAATCCCGCGTCGCCGCCATCTACGACACCCCCCTGGCCTCTTCCTGGCTGGTCGCCATGAAGGAACTGGGCCAGATGTGGCAGGTGGACTACTCCGATATCGATAACCTGCGTATCGATAAGATGGATACCGCCAAGTTCCTGCATGACGGTTTCTTCGATCCCACTGGCCGTTACTTCCAGATCGCCGCCAACGCCTCCAACCAGATGGTGGTGGTGGACTCGGTTGAACGCAAGAAAGAGGCCATCATCGATACCGACAAGCTGCCCCATCCGGGCCCCGGTGCCAACTGGAACGACCCCAAGTGCGGTCCTGTGGCCGGCACCACCCACCTGGGCGTAGGCAAGGTCACCGTCTGGGGTAACGATCCCAAGGGTCATCCCGATCAGGCCTGGAAGGTCTGCTACGAGGTGGAAACCGACGGCCCCGGCCTGTTCATCCGCACCCATCCCAACAGCAAGTACTTCTGGGCCGACCAGACCAAGCATCCGGAGCCGGAAATCCAGCAATCGGTGCAGGTCATCGACAAGGAAACCCGCAAGATCGTCAAGACCATCCAGGTCACCGACAAGCCCGGATATGCTGCGGTCCATCAGGAGTTCAATGCCGATGGCACCGAGGTCTGGGTATCTGTCTGGAACATGAAGGACTCCAAGGAGCCCAATGGCGAAATGGTCATCTATGACGCCAACACCCTGGAAGAAAAGGGCCGCGTCAAGGGCCTGTATGCACCTACCGGCAAGTTCAACGTGACCATCCGTTCCGAGCACGTGACCTAG
- a CDS encoding hemerythrin family protein, with product MRKSLQTFGLSLFIILAFIVIGFGFTYGIGNPVPWIMIVLLLALPYAHQRLTEKRFVTWSDDLSVGIEAIDDDHKRLLGLINNLQNAVYYPTGEAFERQSLEELVAYTKYHFEREEALMEKHGYADLEPHKQQHEKMIAEVERYLQAYEKDPESTIEGLTRFLKDWLIKHIRGTDQQYSAYLRGKGER from the coding sequence ATGCGCAAGAGCCTGCAAACCTTCGGTCTTTCCCTGTTCATCATCCTGGCCTTCATTGTCATCGGCTTCGGCTTCACCTACGGCATCGGCAACCCCGTGCCCTGGATCATGATCGTCCTGCTGCTGGCGCTGCCCTATGCGCACCAGCGCTTGACGGAAAAGCGTTTTGTCACCTGGAGCGATGATCTGAGCGTTGGCATAGAGGCCATAGACGACGACCACAAGCGCCTGCTGGGGCTGATCAACAACCTGCAAAATGCCGTTTACTACCCCACCGGCGAGGCCTTTGAGCGCCAGTCCCTGGAAGAGTTGGTGGCCTACACCAAGTACCACTTCGAGCGCGAAGAGGCGCTGATGGAAAAGCACGGCTATGCCGATCTTGAGCCCCACAAGCAGCAGCATGAAAAGATGATTGCCGAGGTGGAGCGCTATTTGCAGGCCTATGAAAAGGACCCGGAGAGCACCATCGAAGGCCTGACCCGGTTCCTCAAGGACTGGCTGATCAAGCACATCCGTGGTACCGATCAGCAGTATAGCGCCTACCTGCGCGGCAAGGGAGAACGCTGA
- a CDS encoding Crp/Fnr family transcriptional regulator: MDILNSLQEHFLFRAFTPQQMQQACKDARWVSVARNQYLFSQGDDASYFYFLKEGQVKLVLLSPGGDEKILEIINPGEIFGEAMMFIQDCHYPVAAQAMRGCRLIQIDNANFLRVLHQSNEACISLLQDMSVRLYDFVHEIYALTLSDAACRVAGYLLAQNSKRGAVFELDVPKVALASRLSVKPETFSRIIKQLSSNDLIAVNNKQITILDEPNLRTLTESCTRQEACQQHSLSLNA, from the coding sequence ATGGACATCCTGAACTCCCTGCAGGAGCACTTCCTGTTCCGTGCCTTCACCCCGCAGCAGATGCAGCAGGCCTGCAAGGATGCCCGCTGGGTAAGCGTCGCGCGCAATCAGTACCTGTTTAGCCAGGGTGATGATGCCTCGTATTTCTACTTTCTCAAGGAAGGGCAGGTCAAACTGGTATTGCTGTCCCCTGGCGGGGATGAAAAGATCCTGGAGATCATCAATCCAGGGGAGATCTTCGGCGAGGCAATGATGTTCATCCAGGACTGCCACTATCCGGTAGCGGCGCAGGCGATGAGGGGCTGTCGCCTGATCCAGATCGACAACGCCAACTTTCTTCGCGTGCTGCATCAATCCAACGAGGCCTGCATCTCCCTGCTGCAAGACATGAGCGTCCGGCTGTACGATTTTGTCCATGAGATCTACGCCCTGACCCTGAGCGATGCCGCCTGCCGCGTGGCCGGTTACCTGCTGGCGCAAAACTCCAAACGGGGCGCGGTATTCGAGCTGGATGTGCCCAAGGTCGCCCTGGCCTCGCGCCTCTCGGTCAAGCCAGAGACCTTCTCGCGCATCATCAAGCAACTGAGCAGCAACGACCTGATCGCCGTGAACAACAAACAGATCACTATCCTTGATGAGCCCAACCTGAGGACGCTCACCGAGAGTTGCACCCGGCAGGAGGCCTGCCAACAACATTCCCTCAGCCTGAACGCCTGA